ACCACTTAATTTATCActtgaattgaatttaatcATGATACGCAGAAAACAATATGTATGGAAGGATAGAGACAAACTATATCTagttcaaaattaaactacacctttttggagaaacaaaatttataaaaagatagAGCACAAACAACGtctaattaaaaatcaaactatACCTTCTTGTAGGAATCTCAATATCTTGTAAAGCTTTTTGAAGCAACTTAGAATTGACACCGACTATCTGTTCGGCAAGTAACCTTCCCTGCattttttctccaaatttgaAACCATTGAACACGTGTTTCTGTTCCATTTCAGACAGTTTCTTTTTTGCAGCTATGAGACTGTTTTGgaactttttcctttctttccattcCTACAATGAATGATCTAGGTTACCAGAATAAGAATCGAGATAAGGAAAAAGAACCTAAATCTGCAAGCAAAAGATGGttgaaaagggggaaaaaagtAGCAGAATTCaaaattacaacaaaaacATGTATAAAGAAGCAATTCTGAAACATGAAGTTCAAACGTCTGAATAATATCAAGAAATTTTTTCAGTGCATTAATCACTATAAATAAGTTGGCATCttaacttaatttatttataaggaAGGAAGAGagcgaaaagaaaaaatatctcaCAAGTTGGCGTCGTTCTTTCTTCGATCTCTTGttagaattcaaatttaattccaaAAGACCTTTTGGAGgggtaattttcatttctcgTCTTTCAAGATCAACAACAGGAACAATTGCTTTGACAAAAGGTATCCAAACAAGGCGACCAGAAACTCCAGTCTCTGTTGATGTTGGATTTCCAGTGGTATCAAGAATATCTTCGGAACTATCAAGCATGACATGCAAAAGATCCGCCCCTCCGCTATCAAATACATTAACAACGGTTCCCAGGGACTGACCAGTTTCCTGACGGGTTGTATGCAATCAGTATGACAAGCAATCAAAGTCAGCATATTTTGTGAAGGGGTAAAACAAGTAAccatgaatgaaagaaaaattttataattaatccAAAAGGACAATTTCTACACATCTTCTAAATAGCAGTTTTTGTGAAGGGGTAGTTTATGGAAAGTTCTACAGGGTTTTTAAATTGCAGCTCGGGAAACTATAGTCCCTGAAGAAGCAATCCTCCATAATTTGTAAGCAAACAACGAGCTGCATCAACTACATTCACATTATAAAATCCAGAATAGCAATAAATCTGCACAAGCAGACCTAAACATTGACTAACTGAGTACTTCAACAAATCAGATTACTTTCCTGAAGAAGTGCGTGGGGGGCTTCCtacttgataaaaaaaatattaagtcaaaaaagaaaattaatgtgCTTGATACTTGAGAGACAACTTGTACATTCAAAAACATTTGCATACCTTCAGAATAACACTCATGCCAATAAGGTCACGGGAATAAAATTCACCTTCTTCCAACTCTGGTCGGTCTTCTTCCCTCACTAGGAGAGTTGATCCAATGAGTAGTTTTGCCTGAATAGATTATGAAATCAGGACGACTGAcacattttaatttgaaatagttGATTATGACTAAACATCAGTGAAAAAAGTAAATCTTCTGGGCTGACTATGATGgttgctttgttttttttttcaattagtACTTGTGCGCCAAAGTACTAGTagtagaaataataataataaactcatACTTCTATACATTGATCATAAACAGCTACATGAAGTAATAGTGACAAGAAAAACCAAGATTtaggataaaaaaatatgatttatcgTACACAAAAAGGGAAATAGGTAGACCTGTTCAGCAGCATCAATGCCTTTAAACTTCAGTATCCAACTCTTTCGACCAGGGTGTTCCCTCCCCTCTTCCAAGTCAACTTCTCGGATTTCTTCCCTTCCTGACACTTGCTGCTTCAACCATCTTGTGCCAGGCTAAAGAAAAGGGGTAAGTAGAAATCGGTATTGATTTAAAAGGACTACAAtgttcttatatatatatatagagagagaggttcTTTCTTTCGAGAATTATTGGCATTGGTTTACCGTGGAGAATCGCAGTTCAGGAAAATCAGTAACAGGTTTCACTCGAACTTCCCCCTCAGTCCCATGAACATTGGATATGTAACCAATTTCAACAAATCCTGTCGGAGCTTCCACACTTTCTAGAATCTGAGAAGTAGCTGaaatgccaaaaaaaaaattatcatttcaCATTTAAATTACCCACGTAAACTCAAAACAACGACATATTACCTCCAAATCATCAAACAATACCAACAAAGTCAAACGAGACGCATTCAATCAGCCATGAGTTAAACGAGATAAATTACAGTAATAACCAAACAAGAAGAACTCACCAACTCTACGGCGGGAAGGCTGCAAAAGTGGAAGAGTGTGAAGATGGCGGTACAAGGGCAGCTGAAGTATCGAGAAAGCTGAACCCTTACAAGTAAGAGCGATACGTCTTCGGAAAGGTTCGGTGCATCGATTGAGAACGGAAATGTATggaaaagaatgagaaaatgaGCTAGAAGAACACAGTGGGGAAGTTCTCTGCATCATCTTCATGTTGCGCGGCCGAAAATGCCAGCGCCGGAGTGATGAACGAGAACGAACCAACGAACAAAGGAGGGAAACAGAGCCTCATCGGCGTTTAGATGAACGCCATCGTTAAAACTTAAAACCCACTGACGTTATCTTatcttaatattaatattaaataaaataaaaatggtcaAACAGTGTatttaagtaaaaatatttttttaaaaatgttaaaaattattaattttagttcctaaatttttaattcttttttatattttttttagtttttaatataaNttaaaaaaaaaaaaaaaaaaaaaactggtttaatttaattttaaaataatatattatttattaaatataaaattgaaaattcacgAAATTATTAAACGTTCTTAAAATTCGAAATCTATTAGACAAAAAGttagaaattaatatatttatttagttatttttttaactttattatgttatattacaaatttaatgtttgaatatttttattagaagaatatttattaaatacttgtaataataataaataaataaaaccaaaaaatcagatgttttttaaaaaatcagattaattttctatttaaaattttaattaagcgaacacatttctattttttttatggatctATCTATCATCAAATAATGTACATTAGAACACGTGGCTATGAACCATGGTGTCGGGGGTTCGAATCCCTCCTCGCCCACAATCGGCCAAAAAAGGAaggacttttctttttccttaatGGGTTAAGGGCGGGGTTccgttataaattaaatatagtataCCCATCCCGAATCagcatatttttttgttttacgcCCCGTAATTCTTCCTTAGTCAGGCTTCGACAGAATAGCCATTAAGTGACAAGATTGTCGGTATTGTTTGTTCGTGTTAATCACCAAATACTATATTCCATACGgctatcataaataaaaaacaataataatttcaaatatataaccATATACATAATCAAAACCCCATTAAGCAAAATGAGAAATGGGTTGGCCCTCGATATGTCAAAATAAGCACAGTTCtcaaatattacaatatatGGCTTTCACGTCCATAACAAGACAGAACAAAACCGCATGTTTCATATACATTGCCACATTGCTGAAACATGCACCAGCAACGGCAACCAAAAATGCAGACAGGGCTACCTACATCCGACTCGTCAAATCGAATACAATCTAACACGAAATCAATCATTGAACATCATCGAGAGACGCTTAGCATCGCAACGTGTGTAGGACTGGTTGTATGCAAGGTGACATGAATGTGCTGGGTTTCAGCACTGTCCAATGCTGCTCTAGATATGAACATGTTGTTGATATGATTTGAAGAAGTGAAAGGAAACTCAAGTCCTTTGGCTTGTAGTGCCTTCCAGCGACCCCCTCGAGCGCCTTAACTTGAGTTCGAGATCAATGAGGAAGTAGCATTTAGTTTGCTCTCTAACATAGCAGGCATTACCGTTTAATTTATTGAGAAGTCTGCGTGACAGATTTAGGGCGAGGCCTTGCTCTGAACTCCACTGTTGTCCTCCTCCAACCATATCTTGGATTAGTTCAGGAGGCAGCCCTTGACCTGGATGTGACATTCTACACAtacaaagaaaccaaaaacaataaaaaatcaatgtcCCAGCTCTGTCTTTCAAGATGTCAGCATTCACATACTTCGACTATTCTCACCGACAGTCGTCTAACTCTACTACATTTGTTTGCTACAGGAACTCGTAAGATATTAAATCTTAAGTAGGTATTCATCGTAGCTTAAATTCATTCTCTCTAAGTAATTGATTACTTTCATTGCCCATATTGGCCACTAAGCCAACCCTAtggttgttttttcctttcgagcttcccccaaagtttttaaaacacgtctgctagggagaggtttccacacctttattaagaatgtttcattcctccctccaatcgatgtggggtctcataatccacccctcttcgaggCCCGaggtcctcgctgacactcgttcctctctccaatcaatgtgggatctcacaatccaccccctttcggggcctagcgtccttgctaacaTGCCGCCCaatgtccacctcccttttcGAGACTCaccgtcctcactggcacatcgcccagtatctggctctgataccatttgtaacagcccaagcccgctagcagatattgtccttttgggctttccctttcgagcttcccctcaaaatttttaaaacgtgtctgctaaggagaggtttccacacccttataaagaatattttgttcccctctccaaacgatgtgggatctcgcaataCACATAAAAATGTCTAGGCATGGCTCAAAACTGATAGTCACGTGTGGACTGAATGATAGTCACGTGTGGACTGAATAGTTACTGAAGAGGAATTTTAGTTCACTAAACAACCTTCATCTCCTGAATCAAAATCCCTTGCAGTATGCGATATGTTCACTTTCTTTCAAGATCCATACAAAAGTATACAAGACAAAGctatacaaagaaaatatgatataaaacCAGGAAAAAAAGTGAGAAACACAAGCAAAAAGGAGGAGTTACTGGAGAGTACCTGATCTGCAAGTGAATATGTTCATTTCCATCTTGTATAAGCTTCAAACCAgctgaaattttgatttcaacCCAACCGTCCAGAGCAGGCGTGTTCTGCACTACGCTAAGTAAGAAATCTGATAAAACCAGCTGAAGTTTAATTTGATCGCCACAAAGAGTTAACACTTTAATTTCTTCTGG
This genomic interval from Cucurbita pepo subsp. pepo cultivar mu-cu-16 chromosome LG20, ASM280686v2, whole genome shotgun sequence contains the following:
- the LOC111783596 gene encoding uncharacterized protein LOC111783596, with translation MKMMQRTSPLCSSSSFSHSFPYISVLNRCTEPFRRRIALTCKGSAFSILQLPLYRHLHTLPLLQPSRRRVATSQILESVEAPTGFVEIGYISNVHGTEGEVRVKPVTDFPELRFSTPGTRWLKQQVSGREEIREVDLEEGREHPGRKSWILKFKGIDAAEQAKLLIGSTLLVREEDRPELEEGEFYSRDLIGMSVILKETGQSLGTVVNVFDSGGADLLHVMLDSSEDILDTTGNPTSTETGVSGRLVWIPFVKAIVPVVDLERREMKITPPKGLLELNLNSNKRSKKERRQLEWKERKKFQNSLIAAKKKLSEMEQKHVFNGFKFGEKMQGRLLAEQIVGVNSKLLQKALQDIEIPTRRLNVNELFSAFELEKIQNTLKVSDKCVPSGANEEELGKHTSLQKKGLNLISSGKTAVVLVVNDEGWYSDLDIVCDNAEHPTSSSLPDLLGDDRRFAKIEDRPSVPLILVCSASRIHSIEKLFMDNDYFSFDSGKIWFLEEQRLPVVSNMVDEQNKYKILMKSPWEILQSPVGSGGVINLLSSSKVLDNLAEIGVEYVEICSSRHRSAGTNALLLGYIASCSANIGVKLQKGSSDFEKNFELIFSMNFMKKMMKQMDKPQFYGIPKSNAHVEKVDKEWVDVRPSSPNSYQLCSSIFSWLHECSFDEICMMEIAE